From the Sanguibacter sp. HDW7 genome, the window GCCGGGCGACCGGCCTGCGATACTGGAGGTCGCGCCCCGGGCGGAGGCCGTGCGGCGGGCGGTCCTCGAGGCCGGCCCGGACGACACGGTGCTTGTCGCGGGGCGCGGGCACGAGACCGTGCAGGACGTCGGCGGTGTCGACATCGCCCTTGACGACCGTGTCGAGGCCAGGGCGGCGCTCGCCGCACGGCCCCGCTGACGGCCGCACACGACAGAGCTGGAACGCGCTCCGCGCGGACGAACGGGAGAACGGTAGGCACATGATCGAGCTCGGCATCCACGAGATCGCCGACGCGACGGGTGGCCGCGTACTCGGCGACACCGCGGCGCGCGTCACGGGGCCCGTCGTCATCGACTCCCGGCTCGTCGTCGCCGGAGCGCTGTTCGTCGCGCTCCCCGGCGAGCACGCCGACGGTCACGACTTCGTCGCAGCGGCCGTCGCTGCCGGCGCCTCCGTCGTGCTCGTCTCCCGCGAGGTCGACGCGCCCGCCGCGGTCCTCGTCGAGGACGTGCAGTCGGCGCTCGGCGCCCTCGCGCGCGAGGTGCTCGCGCGGCTGCGCGCCGCAGGTCCGCTCGAGGTCGTGGGCATCACCGGGTCCGTCGGCAAGACGACGACGAAGGACCTCGTCGGCCAGGTCCTCGCGGCCGAGGCGCCGACGGTCGTCCCGCAGGGATCGTTCAACAACGAGATCGGGCTGCCGCTCACGGTGCTCGAGTCCGACGCGTCGACGCGCTACCTCGTCCTCGAGATGGGCGCGAGCGGGATCGGTCACCTCACCTACCTCACGGGCATCGCAGCGCCCGACGTCGCGGTCGTCCTCGTCGTCGGCTCCGCGCACCTCGGCGAGTTCGGCGGCGTCGAGGCGATCGCGCAGGCGAAGGCCGAGCTCGTCGCAGGAGTCCGACCGGGCGGCACCGCGGTCCTCAACGCGGACGACCTGAGGGTCGCCGCGATGGCGTCGGCGGCCCACGGCCCCGTCGTCACCTTCGGCACCGTGACGGGCACCGACGTGCGCGCCCAGGACGTACGGATCGATCGCGACGGCCACGCGTCGTTCACGCTCGTCGCGGGGGACGCGACCGCGACCGTCGCGCTGCGCCT encodes:
- the murF gene encoding UDP-N-acetylmuramoyl-tripeptide--D-alanyl-D-alanine ligase, with the protein product MIELGIHEIADATGGRVLGDTAARVTGPVVIDSRLVVAGALFVALPGEHADGHDFVAAAVAAGASVVLVSREVDAPAAVLVEDVQSALGALAREVLARLRAAGPLEVVGITGSVGKTTTKDLVGQVLAAEAPTVVPQGSFNNEIGLPLTVLESDASTRYLVLEMGASGIGHLTYLTGIAAPDVAVVLVVGSAHLGEFGGVEAIAQAKAELVAGVRPGGTAVLNADDLRVAAMASAAHGPVVTFGTVTGTDVRAQDVRIDRDGHASFTLVAGDATATVALRLVGEHHVTNALAAATVALQLGLSPEAVAARLSDARAVSPHRMQVTERADGVTIIDDSYNANPDSMRAALRALAVLAGRERRSIAVLGEMLELGDDSRERHDEVGRLAVRLNVKLTVVVGDGAWAIREGAMMEGSWGDEVAHVADVDAARTLLADELRPGDVVLVKASHGTGVWRLADELAGTGVDA